The Synechococcus sp. RS9909 genomic interval GTAAACGTTCGGTGGCATCGATCGCTACCACATCGGCTCCTGCGGCCCACACGGCGCGAATCTCCTGCCAACGCGGCGTGATGTAAACACTGCTGCCGGGGAAGGATCGCTTCCACAAACCGATGATCAACGCCTCCGGGCAACGACGACGCACCGCGCCGATATGCTCCGGGCTCTCCAGGCGTACCCCCACCGCACCATTGCGCAGACTCGCTTCCGCCATCGCCGCGATCACCTCCGGATGGCGCATCGGCGAGGCTTCCGGAGCCTGCACCGATACGATCAGCCCACCGCGCAAAGCCTCCAGATCAAGGCGTTCCATCGATCAGGAGGCCTGAGGAAACGCGACGGTGTCGGCCGGAAGCCAGCGGCGCAGGCGGTGGAGACGGGGCGCCGGTGGGGGCGGAAGTTCGCTGTCCTGGTCCTGGCTGCGCCAGTCGAGCGTGGGGATCTCCGCTTCCTCCGCTTCCGTGACGGCAGCCACCCGATCCTCTGGCTGGTCGATCGACCCATCGGGGAGCGAATCGACGCCATAGCGATGCACCCACTGCAATTCCAACAGGGCAGCTGCCCGGTGGTCACCGCGATCCCGGCACGAGGCCAGCAGGCGCTTGAGGGTGTCCTGACGCTGATGGGGTTGGCGAAACGGAGAATCGAGCACGGAATCAGGCGAGCTTGCGGTTCAGGAGGGGGCGGATCAGCAGGAACAGCCCCAGGGTGAGGCCAGCGAGGACCAGCAGACAGGTGGTGCCACTGACGGGCCCATAGGGCGCCTCAAGCAACACACTGGACAGGTCGAGGGGACCGGCGTAGGCGGCCCGAATTGGTTCAATCGCGAAGGTAAGCGGATTCAGGGCTGCAAGCCAGCCCATCCAGGTGGGCATGAAGGACAGTGGCGCCAGAGCAGTGCTCGCAAACAGCAGCGGCAGATTGGCCACGAAGATCACCGCGATCAACTCGATGTGCCCCGGCAGGGCGAACGCAAGACCCAGACTCAGGGCAGTGACCGCAAACACCAGCATCAAAAGCGTGAGCATCACCAGCCCCAAGCCAGCCAGACCGGGCCAGCCATAGCCGAGGAAAGCGGCCATCAACATGATCGCCAGGCTCTGCACCATGCTCAGGGTGGTGATGTAAAGCACCGAGGCCAGCACAATCGAACTGCGGCTGCGCAGGGGAGCCACGAGCAGACGGTTGAGAAATCCGAATTCACGGTCAAACATCACCGGCAAACCGGCATTGAGGGCGCCACTGAAGGCGGTGAACACGATCACACCAGCTCCGAGAAAACGTCCATAACTCATGCCGCCGGGCAGCAACCCCTCCGGCGCGCGCGAAAACAGAGCCCCGAACAACACCAACCAGATCAGGGGCTGCAGGATCCCAGCCACCAGAGTGGAGGGTCTGCGCTGCAACTGCAGGAAGAGGCGACGGGTGAGGGCCGCCGTTTCCTGCGTGAGTTCAGAGAGAGCGGAGGGATCAGACGCGGTCATCGAAACAAGAGGAGAGGTGCGAAGGGGGAGAGAACACAGCGAGCTAGGCCGTCAACGCATGGCCTGCTTGCGCTCCAGCTTTGGATCACGCTGACCGGCCACAGCCAGTTCCGCATCCATCAAGGTGCGGCCAGTGGCCTGCAGATACACATCATCGAGACTCGGGCGGCTCTGGGCCAGGGCGAACACGGGGAGTCCGGCGGCGTCGAGCTCGGCACGCAGGCGCGGCAACACCTCCTCGCCATCCACCACCAGATTGAGCGAATACCCCTGGGAGCGATTGACCACGATCCGACGCACCCCCTCCAGGGGTTCCAACAGGGCACAGAGGTGGTTCGCCTCCGACGGATCACTGAATTCCCTTACGCGCAGGGTGACCCGATCCCCCCCCAGCGCCTGCTTCAGGGCCTCAGGCGAACCCTCCGCGATCACCCGCCCTGCATCGATGATCGCCATCTGATCGGCGAGCGCCTCCACCTCCTCGAGGTAGTGACTGCTGAGCAGCACGCTGGTGCCCTGATCCCGCAGATCCCGCAGCACCTGCCAAATCGCGGCCCGACTCTCGATATCCAGACCCACCGTCGGTTCATCGAGCACCAGCACCCGGGGACGGTGAAGGAGGCCGGAGGCCAGGTCGAGGCGACGGCGCATCCCGCCGGAGTACGTCCCACAGCGCCGGTCCACCCATGCCTCCATGCCCAGACCATTCACCAGTTCATCAATGCGCCTGTCCCGCTCCCGCCTTGGCAGGTGGTAAAGATCGCCCTGCAGCTGAAGCAATTCGCGGCCGGTGAGGATCTTGTCGATCGCCACCTCTTGGGCGACATAACCGAGCAGACGACGCACCGCGCGTGGATCGGTCAATGCATCAACCCCCGCCACCCGCACGCTGCCGCGATCAGGGGCCAGCAGGGTGGCGATGATGCGCAGGGTGGTGGTTTTGCCGGCACCGTTCGGTCCCAGCAAGCCATACAACGCTCCCTCTGGGATCGAGAGGGAGAGACCGTCGAGGGCCTTCACCTCGCCATAGGCCTTCTCCAGTTGAACCAGCTCCAAGACAGGCATCGAGCCGTTGCTGCAGGAATCTCGACGGAATCTAGGCAGCTGGCCCGAGGCCGCCGCCCAGCATGGCCTCCACCACACTGCGCACCTGCAGATCGAAGGTGGCCGCACCCGACCAACGGCTGAACACCAGCAGCAGACAGATGCCGAAGAGGTAAAGAATCGACCAACGGAAGAGGCCTTTGGCCCGCTCCAGACTGTCGGGAGCGGAGGCCAGATTGCCAACCATTTGCAGCAATCGACCGTTGAAGGGAAGCAACAACAGGCCATAAAGAAGACCGCCCTCGGGTAGGGCCAGCACTCCAAAACCGCTCAGCACCACGGTGGCCCAGCCGTAGCGTCGGATGGCCCGGGCGGTGACGGTCGACCCCTTGACCACCGGAAGCATGGGGATCCCCACCGCTCGATAGTCCTCACGAAGCAGGAGGGCCAGCGCCCAGAAGTGGGCCGGCGTCCACACCATCACCAGACCGAACAGCCACCAGCTGCCCAGACCGACGTGGCCGGTGGCAGCCGCGGCCCCCACCAGAGGTGGAATGGCGCCTGCCACACCGCCGATCACGATGTTCTGAGGCGTCCTCGGCTTGAGCAACGCGGTGTAGAGCAGCACGTAGCTGCAAAGCCCGAGCAGCGAGAGACCGGCGGCCAAACAGTTGACACCACTCACCAGCAACACGGCTGCTGCGAGCGTGCAGGAGACCGCACCGGCGAACGCGGCCGCAGGCGACAGGCGTCCCGACGGCAGAGCCCGGCCGCTGGTGCGCTGCATGCGCCCATCCAGGTCTTGCTCCCAGAGGCAGTTGAGCACCCCCGCCGCTGCAGCCGCCAGGGCACCACCACCAAGGGTGCAGGCCAGGCGGGGCGAGGAAAGCGGCCAGCCTTCCGTGAGAGCCATCCCCCCCAGGGTGGTGGCAAGCAACAGGGGAATCAGCCGCGGTTTGGCCACCTCAAGCCAGGCGGGCAACTTGATCCGGCGCCGTGACGGCACCACCTGCTCGCGGCTGATCGCCACGGCAGAGGTCGGAACGGAACTAGCCATGCGCAGGCTCCAGAGAAGAGGACTCAACAACGACTGGCAGCGGTTGCTGCGACGCCGCCTCGGGGCGACGACAGAGCAGGGCCGCCATCAGGGCCACCAGAAGAGAAGCGATCAACTGATGGGCCACGGTGACCGCGGGCTGACTCAGCCCAAGGCGCAACGTGAGAACCCCCAGCGCGATCTGGCCCCCCACCAGACCACTGGCGAGAAGCAGCAGGGGCCATTGACGACGGGGCCAACCGCCGGCGAGGAGGGCGACGGCCGCCAGAAGCAGCACACTCAGGGCCGCCGGAGTGGCGAAACTGCGATGCCAATGGAGCCATTGGCAGGACTGGCCTGCCTCAAGACAGCGCTGCGCCGCCCAGGAGGTGGCCATCCGAGCACCGAGCAGGCACTGGCCCATCACCGCAGTGAGGCTGATCGCCGCAAGCGCTCGCCACCAGATCGGCGCTGGAGCGGCACTGTTGTCGGCGGGAGCCAGAAGCAGCTGACTGCAACCACTGACGATGGCCACAAGGGTGAGGGCCAGAAGCAGATGGGCGGTGACCACCCCCGAGGGCAGGAGCTGCAGAACCGTGAGGGCCCCCAGACCACCCTGGGCTGCAACGAGCGCAAGCAGGAGGCCGCTGATCGGAAGCAACCAGCGGGGCAACTGGGCCCGCCACCAGGCGGCGGCAGCGAGCTGAACCACCAGCGCAATACCGATGACGAAGGCATCGAGGCGATGAAACCACTCCAGAAACACCTGAACGTTCATCTGACGCCCCGGCAGGAAGCTGCCGTAACAGAGCGGCCAATCAGGACAGGCCAGACCGGCCTCCATGACTCGGGTCGCTCCACCGATCACCACAAGGGCCACGAGGGCAACGACCAGATGGGTGCTCAGAAGAGCGAGGCGGTGACGAATGGGAACCAGGGGGGTACTGACCAAGGCCATCGCGTTGCCCAAAGGCAACTGAAGTGTCTTCGGAACGTAGCGATTGGATTCCGGCGCGCACGTTATGTGGCTAACTGCAACACCAACCGGACACCAAGATTTCGCTTCCCTGACAGGTCACACCAACTCTTGGCATCCATGCGCACCAAAACCAGGGGATGGGAGTGGATGACGTGCCATCAAGCAGAGGATTTTCAACCCCTCTTAAGAATCAGAACGTGGTGAGGGCATCGCCTCCTCCATAGCCTGAAACCATTCACGGATGCGCCGTGCCGATCCCTTCATCGATCATCACACTGGTGCTGGGAATGGTCCTGGTGCTGGGAGGGCTCTGGATTGGCCAGAACATCAATCTTCTGCCAGTTGATGCCAGCGCAAACGCTCCGATTTACGACGAACTCTTTCGGGTTCTCTTCAGCATTGGCGCGATTCTGTTCCTTGGCATCCTCGGCCTGGTGATCTTCAGCCTGATCCGCTTCCGCCGCCGCGAAGGTCAACTCTCCGATGGCCTGGCGATCGAAGGCAACCTCCCACTGGAAGTTCTCTGGACAGCCGTCCCTGCGGTCGTCGTGTTGTTCATCGGCTTGTACAGCTACGACATCTACGAGCGCATGGGAGGGATGGCCCCCCTGGGGCATGACGCCATGACCCATGTCAGCGCCAGCGCACCCAACAGCGATCGGAAAGTGTGGGGAGGGATTGGCACCCCCGCTCTCAGCACGACAACCGAGGCGGCCCTGGCAACCCCTTTGCCGGTGGAGGTGACGGCCATGCAATTCGCCTTTCTGTTTCGCTACCCCCAGGGCGATTTCATCTCCGGTGAGTTGCATGTGCCCGTCGGTCAACCCGTGACCCTGGCGATGGAAGCGAAGGACGTGATTCACGCCTTCTGGGTTCCTGAATTCCGCTTGAAACAGGATGTGATCCCGGGCCAGCCAACCGTCCTCAACTTCACGCCCACACGCGCCGGTCGTTATCCGATTGTGTGCGCAGAACTCTGTGGCCCATATCACGGCGGCATGCGCTCCACCGTGGTGGTCGAAGACCAGCAGGCCTACGACGCCTGGTTTGCCCAGAACGACAAGCTTTCCGCCACCAACACATGACCGCCACCCTGACGCCCCAGGCCGAATCATCCCGGCCGCCCTCCCTGCAACCGCACGGCTGGCTGCGCTATCTGAGCTTCAGCGTCGACCACAAGGTGATCGGGTTGCAATATCTGGTGTGCGGCTTTGCCTTTTACCTAATCGGCGGCGCCCTGGCTGGAGCCATCCGCACGGAACTGGCCAGCCCCCTCTCCGACTTCATGCCACGCGAGGTCTACAACCAGGTGCTGACGCTGCACGGCACGGTGATGATTTTTCTCTGGATTGTCCCCGTTGTGAATGGAGCCTTCGGCAATTATCTGATTCCCTTTTACGTCGGCGCCAGAGACATGGCCTTCCCCCGCCTCAATGCGGTGGCCTTCTGGTTGATCCCGCCTGCGGGTCTGCTGCTGATCAGCAGTTATTTCATTACAGGCGCGGCCCAATCCGGTTGGACGGCCTATCCACCGCTCAGCCTCACGACCCCAGCCAGCGGCCAGATCATCTGGATCCTGAGTGTGCTTCTGCTGGGGGGAAGTTCGATTTTCGGCGGCATCAATTTCATCGCCACCATTCTCAAGCTGAGGCGGCCTGGACTGAAATTGATGCAACTTCCGATGTATTGCTGGGCCATGCTCGGCACCAGCATCCTTGTGGTTCTCTCCACACCGGTTCTCGCCGGAACCCTGATCCTGCTGAGCCTCGACATCGTGGCTCACACAGGCTTTTTCAACCCCGGGATGGGCGGCAATGTGGTGGTCTATCAGCATCTGTTCTGGTTCTATTCCCATCCCGCCGTTTACATCATGGTGCTACCGGCTTTCGGCCTGGTGAGTGAAATCCTGCCAGTGCACTGCCGCAAACCCCTCTTCGGGTACGCCACGATGGTTGTCTCCATCATGGCGATTGTGGTGCTGGGTCTTGTGGTGTGGGCCCACCACATGTTCACCAGTGGAACACCGCCTTGGATGCGCCTGTTCTTTACCATTGCCACGGCTTTCATCGCTGTGCCCACAGGCATCAAGTTCTTTAACTGGCTGGCGACGCTCTGGGGAGGCCGGATTTCACTCAACAGTGCCGTGCTGTTCTCCTGCGGCTTCATCGTCAACTTTGTGCTCGGAGGCATCACGGGCGTGGCCCTGGCTCAGGTGCCCTTCGACGTGCATGTGCACGACACCTATTTTGTTGTTGCACATTTCCACTACATCGTCTACGGCGGCTCGGTGTTTGTGATCTTTGCCTCGATCTATCACTGGTACCCCAAGGTGACCGGCCGCATGCTCAACGAACCGCTAGGGCGCCTGCATTTTCTGATCACCTTCATCGGCTTCAATCTCTGCTTTGCACCCCAGCATTGGCTTGGCCTCAACGGCATGCCCCGCCGCGTCGCTGAATACGACCCCCAATTCGCTTTCATCAACCAACTCAGCAGCGTCGGCGCCCTGTTGATGGCGATCAGCACCCTGCCCTTTCTCTGGAACGTGATCGCCAGCGCGTTCCAAGGCGAGATCGCCGGCGATAACCCCTGGCGGGCCCTCACGCCCGAGTGGCTCACCAGCTCGCCACCACCGGTGGAGAACTGGCGAGGCGACGCCCCCCTGGTGACCGAACCCTACGGCTATGGCGTCGCCGCCGATGAACTCGACCTGAAGGCCGCCAGCGGCCGTGACCTCTGGAGCAGCGGACGATGACCACCCTCAATCCATCCCAGGCGCAGCTCGATCAGGCCGGGGCCAGCGCTGAACACCATGCCGACCATCGGATCTTCGGTCTGGCGACGTTTCTGGTGGCCGATGCGATGACCTTCGCCGGTTTCTTTGCCGCCTACCTCACCTTCAAAGCCGTGAACCCTCTCCAGCCCGGGGCGATCTACGAACTGGAGCTGCCCCTGCCGATCCTCAACACCGTGCTCCTGCTCGTGAGCAGTTTCACGTTTCATCGGGCCGGCGTGAACCTGCGACGGGGCATGAATCAACGCTGCCGCCAGTGGCTGCTGCTCTCGGCCGTGCTCGGGCTCGCCTTCCTCGCCAGCCAGATGGTGGAGTACTTCACCCTTCCCTTTGGCCTGACCGACAATCTCTACGCGAGCACCTTCTACGCCCTCACCGGCTTCCATGGCCTGCACGTGACCCTCGGTGCCCTGATGATCCTGATCGTGTGGTGGCAATGCCGCACACCGGGGGGCCGGATCACAGCCGACAACCACTTTCCACTTGAAGCGGCAGAGCTCTACTGGCACTTCGTGGATGGCATCTGGGTGATTCTCTTTGTAATCCTCTACCTGATCTGAACACCGCCAGGGCAAAGTCGCAGGATCGCTTGCCTGGCTTGCGATCGAGGTTCAGAATTCTTGCAACATTCACCGTAGAGATGCTGGTCGGCAAGGAGCTTCTCGACAAGGCGCGCGCGCTCAGCAATCGCCCAGAGGATGAGATCGCCAGAGGCTGCGGCTACGTGGGCCCCAGCGGCCGCTTGCTGCGCAAGAGCTTTTACCGAGCCCTCGTGGAAGCGAAGGGTTACAAGCTCCCCACCTCAGGGGCTGGCGCTGGTGGTGGCACCCGCGGCCGCCAGGCTGAATTCCGCACCCGTGTGCATGGCAACGGCAATCTGCTCATCGGCCATGCCTACACGCGTCGGCTCGGGCTGGAACCAGGCCAGGAGTTCCGGATTGAACTGCATCGGGACTCGGGCTCGATCTGGCTGCTGCCACTCGATGAGCAAGATCTCGATGGACCCAGCCTCGATGGGCAAGACGACCACCCGGATCAGAGCGAGGAGGCTGGGCTCTGATCCGGGTGGTGGCTCATCAGGCGAGGGCCGGAGGATCCTGATCGTCGTGAATGGCCGAGCTGAAGGCGATCAGCTCGATGCCGCTGAAGAGGAAGCTGATTCCCACCAGGGTTCCCAGCACCCACAACAGCCCCCAGAACTTCAGGGTCACGATGAGGAGACCCAGGATGAAGGTGATCACACCGTTGGCGATCGCCCAACCGGCACCGGGGCGGTTGCTGTTCGCCAGACCGGTGAAGAACGCCACCACGCCCTCGACGAGGAAGACGATGCCGATGGCCAGGGCGAAAGCGGCCACCTGTTCGGCGGCCTCAGCCGGATCGCGGAAATTGCCGATCATCGAGGCACCGGCCACGATGAACAGGGTGGACACCACCAAACGCCAGAAACAGATCCAGCGCCCCATGCGGCCGGAACGGGCCAGATTGCTGATCCAGCCAACGACACCGCCCACGAGGAACAGCACCGCAATCACGCCCGTGGTCCAGAAGGAGGCCAGCACGGGGAACACCAGGGCCAGGATGCCCAGCACAATCAAAAGAATGCCCTCGGCAATCGCGAAAGCCTTGAAGCTGCCCAGGGAATCCGGGCGGTCATTACCGGTCATGAAACGTTCGGAATGAACAACCCCTGCAAGGTATTGAGCTTTGCTCCAGGCGACCAGGGTTTGTGATCGTTTCTCAGCTCCAGCCCTGCCGGGCCAACCATTCGGCGCTGATCACCTGGCTCGCGTCCGCGTGGGATGGCTCGGTGGCCAACAGTCGCTCGGCGTAGCGAGCGATCACATCCACCTCCAGATTGACCCGATCCCCCACCCTGAGGTGGTGCAGGGCGGTGGTCCGCCAGGTGTGGGGAATCACAGCGATCCAGAACTGTCGGCCCGACGCCGCCAATCCGGCCACGGTGAGGCTGATGCCGTCCACGGCGATGCTGCCCTTCTCGCAGATGTAGCGCTCATGGCCTGGCTCGCGCCAGCGCAGCTCCAGCCGCCAGGACTGGGGCAGGGCCTCAATGGCCATCACCTCGCCGGCGGCGTCCACATGACCAGTGACCAGATGGCCCCCGAGCCGATCAGACAGCCGCAGGGCAGGTTCCAGATTGACCGCGCCCCCGCGCAACGCCTTGGGGCCGAGCGTGGTGCGCTCCAGTGTCTCCTCGCTCACATCAGCGAGAAAGCCATCCCCCACCAGGGAAGCCACCGTCAGACACACCCCATCGACGGCGACGCTGTCGCCAAGCTGCAGTGGAGCGAACGGCGCGCATCCGTGCACAAGCAGCTGGGCCCCCCGCCGTTCCAGCCGGCCCACAGCCTGCACGAGCCCCGTGAACATCCTCTCAACCTGTGGCTGCTGACCTGGTCATAATCAAACCAGGGGGAGGAGTGACAGTGGTCGAAATGCATGTCGCCGGGATTGCCCTGGATGCGGCCAGTCGCAGTCCGATCGTGCTGCTGCGGGATCCAGCCGGACGGCGCCAGGTGCCGATCTGGATCGACCAGGCGCAGGCCCACAACATCATGGCCGGGCTCCAGGGGGAGCCAACGCCCCGGCCCCTGAGCCATGACCTGATGGTGGCCCTGCTCGAGGCGGGCGGCCTGGAGCTGGAGCGGGTCATCATTCATGCGATTGAAGACAACACCTTTCGGGCCGTGTTGCGCCTCGAAACCTCGACAGAGACGCGGGGGGAGGGTGATGGCAACAGCGCTGAACGCAGCCCACAGGCCTCCAGCCAGGCCGTCACCCCCTCAGAACCGCCTGGCCCCAATGGTGGAGTGGAAGTCGATGCCCGACCCAGTGACGCGATCGCGCTGGCGGTGCGCACCGGCAGTGGCATCTGGATGCTGGAGGAAGTGGTGGCAGAAGCCTCGATTCCGGTCGATGCCGACGCCGATCACGAGGAACAGGATGCCTTCCGAAAGTTCCTCGATCAGGTGAGCCCGGCTGCGCTCGTGCGCCATCTGGAATCGCGCCGCCCCGACGACGGCTCCGCCGCGGACGAGTCACCTGAACCGTGACGGCCCAGCGTCGGCCCTTCGGCCGGGGACCGGCCGTGAGCCTGTTCACGCTCGGCACGATGCGGGCCCTGGCCTCCCAGGCACAGATGGATGCGGTGGTGCGGGCCGCACTCGATGCCGGCATCAACCATCTGGAGACGGCCCCGGCCTATGGCCCGGCGGAAACCTTCCTGGGCGCTGCCCTCGCCAGGCTCGAACGGCAGGACCTGAGGCCTGACGGGGGGTGGGTGGTCACCAGCAAGATCCTGCCGGGGGTGAGCTTCAGCGAGGGGCGCTCCCAGCTGCAGGCGAGCCTGAAGCGCCTGGGATTGCACCATCTTCCAAACCTGGCGGTTCACGGCATCAATCGGCAGGAGCACCTGCTGTGGGCCCAGGACGGTGAAGGGCGACAACTGCTCCAATGGGCACGCGACTCCGGCCTGGTGGGGCAGGTGGGATTCAGCAGCCATGGGTCCCATGCCCTGATTGCCGAGGCGATCGCCAGCGGGCTGTTCGAGTTCTGCAATCTGCACCTGCATCTGCTCGATCCCAGCCGCATGGGGCTGGCCAACGACGCCCTGGCGCGAGGCATGGGCGTGCTGGCGATCTCCCCGGCTGACAAGGGAGGGCGGCTGTGGGACCCGAGCCCAACGCTCTGCGAGGACTGCGCTCCATTCCCACCGCTGACACTCGCCTATCGCTATCTGCTGGCGGCCGGCATTTCCACCCTGACCGTCGGCGCCAGCCAACCGCAGGACCTGGACCTCGCCCATCGACTTGCCGAAGCCAGCGGCGCCCTCAGCCCGGCGGAGCGCAGCGCCCTGGCCCGCCTGGAGCAACGGCGGCGGCAGCGACTCGGGCGGGAGCACTGCGGCCAGTGCCGCTCCTGCCTGCCCTGCCCCAACCAGGTGCCGATCCCGGAGCTGCTGCGCCTGCGCAATCTTCGCCTCGGCCACGACCTGCAGGCCTTCACCGAGGAGCGCTACAACCTGATCGGTCGAGCCGGGCACTGGTGGGAGCAGCGCGATGCCAGCGCCTGCCAAGGCTGTGGCGACTGCCTGCCCCGCTGCCCCCATGACCTGCCGATCCCCGAGCTGCTGGCCGAGACCCATCGCCTGCTGGCAGCGCGCCCCCGGCGCCGACTGTGGGGGTGAGCGTCAGCCCTCAGGGAGCGGTCTGGCGCCAACGGCGGCTGAGCTGCGCACGGGCAGCATCCTGAAGCGGCGGCAGGCTCCAGCAGCGCTCCCACACCGGCTTCGGTGGCAGTATGAGCGACCGCAAACTGCCGGGAATGGCCTGGGCCTCGGTCTGAAGTTGCTGGGATGGCAAGGGGGGACGCCATCCCCGTGCCAACAGCTGCCCGAGCAGGGGGGCCTGCCAGGCTTCCTTCACCCAGGCCTGGGGTAGCGGTTCACGACTGGTCGCCGGCCGCAGCAGCAGCGTCCAGTGCAGGGGCGCCCCGCTGCTTGGGAGCACGGCATGCAGGCGGGGATCACGCCGGAGCGAAGACACACAGCGCTGCAACGGCAGCACTGCCGCCCTGGCCTTCCCCTGCAACAACCAATTCAGCGCCTGGCGGTCGTCAAGGGTAAGGGCGGCACTGCGCAGCCTGCCCAGACTTTCGGGCTGATCAAGACGATCGGCAAGCTCGACCACCACCCTGGGGCTGGCCGGCAACACCACCTGACCGCGCAGGCCGGGATCAAGCAGCACATCCCAGCCCTGTTCGGCGGCGCCCCCAAGCCACTCACTGCCCCGGAAGAGCATCACCCAGGGGCTGACGCCAACGGGCAGCACCCGAGCAGCACGCACAGGCCCCAGAGCCTCGAGAAAAGGCCCAGCCTGCCCCCCCAGACGCCCCTGCAAGGGGGCCGCATCCACCGGTTGGAGCGCCTCGTCGGTGAACTCCGGCAACCAACCATCACCGCAGGCGAGCAGATCGGCCGACGGATCGATCTGCAGGGCCGCCCAGGAGGAACCGGGGTTCGCCTCCAGGGGCTGAAACCGCCAGGGGCGGGGCAAACGCCGCCGCCACAGGGGGGGGAGCGTTTCCGGTGCTGCCTGGAGCAAAGGCTGCGCCTGGCCACGGGCACAGCCCCCCAGCAGCCCCAGCCCCGCCGCCAGGCCGAGCTGCAGCAGATCACGACGCCCCAGCCTGGCCCGCTCGGTGTGATGCAACCTGCTCATGGCCAGACCTTACAGACGTTGCAGTGCATCCAAAGCCTGGTCGCAGTCGCGGCGCAGCAGCTCCAGGCTGCATCCTCTCAACTCAGCCAGCAGGGCGAGAGCACCGGCACCCACGCCCTCCTTCACGTAGCCGCGTTCATAGTCGCGCCAAGCCTGATGGCGACTGTCATGGAAGCGAAGGCCGCTATGCAGGGCCAGGATCTCCACCGCCAGAGCCCTTTCGAGGCGGGTCAAGAGATCAGCAAAGGCCGGCCGACCGGCCAGGGACTCTGCCGCCAACCAGGCCGTGGTCCCCAGGGTCACCCCAGCCGTCAGGGCGGACCTGTCGGCTCTGGGGAGGGCCCGCAGGGCCAGGGCGAGGACCGCCAGCATCTGGCTGCCGCCGGCCAGCATGACCGGTTGGCCACTTTCCATCGCCCCCAGCAGCAAGCCCGTGGCCACCGCCTGAAATGGATCACCAACGGCGGCCAGAATCGCCTGGGGCGAAGGATCAGGCCCCAAGGCCGCCCGTTGCAGACCAGCCTCCACCAAGCGCCGCTTCAGCTGCATGGGCGGATGCAGCGCACTGCCACTCACCAGATCAGCGACGGGCAGGCCGAGGGCGGTGAGGGCCGCCTGGGCGGTGCTCGTCCCGCCGGGAACGCATTCGGCTAGCACGAGCGGCCGGCGCAGGGAGCGGCCAAGCCGCACCCCCCTCTGCCACAGCCGTTCCACCCGATCGGGAGCCATCGCCCGTCCGCTGCTCAGACAGGCGGCGGGTCCACAGTCACAGGCCTCCAGGCGCAGATGGGGGAAGGGGGGCTGCTGTTGCAGGCCAACCGCGGCCACCTGGGGCCTCAGGCCGAGCGTCTGAGCCGCGACCCAGCTGATCAGCGCCGGGCTCACCCCAGCCGGCAGGGGCGGCAGGGCCCAGCGGGGCCGGTGGCCGGGGCCGTAGAGCAACAGCTCGGCATCGGCAAGCGCGGTGTAGCGACGGGATGCGG includes:
- a CDS encoding ABC transporter permease, with the translated sequence MTASDPSALSELTQETAALTRRLFLQLQRRPSTLVAGILQPLIWLVLFGALFSRAPEGLLPGGMSYGRFLGAGVIVFTAFSGALNAGLPVMFDREFGFLNRLLVAPLRSRSSIVLASVLYITTLSMVQSLAIMLMAAFLGYGWPGLAGLGLVMLTLLMLVFAVTALSLGLAFALPGHIELIAVIFVANLPLLFASTALAPLSFMPTWMGWLAALNPLTFAIEPIRAAYAGPLDLSSVLLEAPYGPVSGTTCLLVLAGLTLGLFLLIRPLLNRKLA
- a CDS encoding daunorubicin resistance protein DrrA family ABC transporter ATP-binding protein, with the protein product MPVLELVQLEKAYGEVKALDGLSLSIPEGALYGLLGPNGAGKTTTLRIIATLLAPDRGSVRVAGVDALTDPRAVRRLLGYVAQEVAIDKILTGRELLQLQGDLYHLPRRERDRRIDELVNGLGMEAWVDRRCGTYSGGMRRRLDLASGLLHRPRVLVLDEPTVGLDIESRAAIWQVLRDLRDQGTSVLLSSHYLEEVEALADQMAIIDAGRVIAEGSPEALKQALGGDRVTLRVREFSDPSEANHLCALLEPLEGVRRIVVNRSQGYSLNLVVDGEEVLPRLRAELDAAGLPVFALAQSRPSLDDVYLQATGRTLMDAELAVAGQRDPKLERKQAMR
- a CDS encoding heme o synthase, with protein sequence MASSVPTSAVAISREQVVPSRRRIKLPAWLEVAKPRLIPLLLATTLGGMALTEGWPLSSPRLACTLGGGALAAAAAGVLNCLWEQDLDGRMQRTSGRALPSGRLSPAAAFAGAVSCTLAAAVLLVSGVNCLAAGLSLLGLCSYVLLYTALLKPRTPQNIVIGGVAGAIPPLVGAAAATGHVGLGSWWLFGLVMVWTPAHFWALALLLREDYRAVGIPMLPVVKGSTVTARAIRRYGWATVVLSGFGVLALPEGGLLYGLLLLPFNGRLLQMVGNLASAPDSLERAKGLFRWSILYLFGICLLLVFSRWSGAATFDLQVRSVVEAMLGGGLGPAA
- a CDS encoding heme A synthase, whose protein sequence is MALVSTPLVPIRHRLALLSTHLVVALVALVVIGGATRVMEAGLACPDWPLCYGSFLPGRQMNVQVFLEWFHRLDAFVIGIALVVQLAAAAWWRAQLPRWLLPISGLLLALVAAQGGLGALTVLQLLPSGVVTAHLLLALTLVAIVSGCSQLLLAPADNSAAPAPIWWRALAAISLTAVMGQCLLGARMATSWAAQRCLEAGQSCQWLHWHRSFATPAALSVLLLAAVALLAGGWPRRQWPLLLLASGLVGGQIALGVLTLRLGLSQPAVTVAHQLIASLLVALMAALLCRRPEAASQQPLPVVVESSSLEPAHG
- a CDS encoding cytochrome c oxidase subunit II; this encodes MPIPSSIITLVLGMVLVLGGLWIGQNINLLPVDASANAPIYDELFRVLFSIGAILFLGILGLVIFSLIRFRRREGQLSDGLAIEGNLPLEVLWTAVPAVVVLFIGLYSYDIYERMGGMAPLGHDAMTHVSASAPNSDRKVWGGIGTPALSTTTEAALATPLPVEVTAMQFAFLFRYPQGDFISGELHVPVGQPVTLAMEAKDVIHAFWVPEFRLKQDVIPGQPTVLNFTPTRAGRYPIVCAELCGPYHGGMRSTVVVEDQQAYDAWFAQNDKLSATNT
- the ctaD gene encoding cytochrome c oxidase subunit I, whose translation is MTATLTPQAESSRPPSLQPHGWLRYLSFSVDHKVIGLQYLVCGFAFYLIGGALAGAIRTELASPLSDFMPREVYNQVLTLHGTVMIFLWIVPVVNGAFGNYLIPFYVGARDMAFPRLNAVAFWLIPPAGLLLISSYFITGAAQSGWTAYPPLSLTTPASGQIIWILSVLLLGGSSIFGGINFIATILKLRRPGLKLMQLPMYCWAMLGTSILVVLSTPVLAGTLILLSLDIVAHTGFFNPGMGGNVVVYQHLFWFYSHPAVYIMVLPAFGLVSEILPVHCRKPLFGYATMVVSIMAIVVLGLVVWAHHMFTSGTPPWMRLFFTIATAFIAVPTGIKFFNWLATLWGGRISLNSAVLFSCGFIVNFVLGGITGVALAQVPFDVHVHDTYFVVAHFHYIVYGGSVFVIFASIYHWYPKVTGRMLNEPLGRLHFLITFIGFNLCFAPQHWLGLNGMPRRVAEYDPQFAFINQLSSVGALLMAISTLPFLWNVIASAFQGEIAGDNPWRALTPEWLTSSPPPVENWRGDAPLVTEPYGYGVAADELDLKAASGRDLWSSGR